GCCCTAAAACCTTCACCCGTTTATGTATTAACTGAATAATCTGGCTCCAATCCCCTATtgatgctttcaaaaaaaaaaaaaaaaaagcaccaatGTTCCTTCACAATCAATGTGAGTGGTGATGGGTATGAGGGcagcaccgtggccaggcctcggactaattgacccctgccctctttgccgccACCTGCCTGCCTCGCTCGCAAATTAAAAAGATAGCtttgtggtcagcgtgacggatagccgtcctacgggcccgtgttcgattcccggctgagtcggtgattttctccgctcagggactgggagttttgttgtcttcatgatcatttcatcctagTCCAGCGTGCAGGGCGCCCAATGTGGCGTTCAGTGTAATAAGACCTGTATCAATGCGACCGGACCTTCCCTGCAAGGGGCCTCGCGGCAAATTACGCAAAAAGCTCATATCCATTTTTCCATGTGCTGAAGTTACGAAAGTTGAAActgctggtattgatacttcagaggaagaaATCTGTGCTTAATTTTCTACAAATGGAGGTGAACCCGAAAGTCTGAATGGATCTGTGGATCTTTAGTGTTTGTTTGAGAATGGATGTGAACATGAATTTGATGTGCGATTTGCAATTAATGTGGCGCAGGAGCGTGTAgcagaggaaaaggaaaaaaaaggtagctcagttggtagagcacttgcccacgaaaggcaaaggtcccgagttcgagtctcggtccggcacacagttttaaactgccaggaagtttcaatttagtaCTGAATTGTTTAAATACGAGAACTCTGTATTCAGATGAATACCCTATGAAGAAACGtacttctatgtgagaaaaagcacccaaagctaaaacaggaaaaacctaccctcaaagaataatttgcttggagaaagaggaaccacagtatacttgacacttgagtttcagaactcagacagtatatgtgaaacaagcaccaatgttcactatactttcagaaggcatcaaaattactttgttcttgctagatcgatcaaagctgtttttgcgtgttattcactgaatagttttgctgaaacgtTTTAGGGGTGGGTGGAAGAACGAGCActgcatgaaggacgttttacagccgtgaaacactacagcatttatttcctccataactgctctgtgactaacatatacatcatcattattattttttaaaaatggtgtgaatgacatttatgaaattaataaatcttttgctTAAAAACGGACAGGACAAAGAACAACGACAGATTTGTTCCCCGAgatgtttgcaacagcatataggacactgaTCACACAGAAACAGCCCCAATTCTTTacaacctcgtttataatgcgcaggtacGGCATTGGAAGAATttgcaagttaaaattcacccattacccatgcaaatactaacgaaatacgTCATATAAGCAAACATCTTACTGCTATCATTAGGCAAgtctactttatggcattcttatattatttaattttcgtgagctactatgagggcctacataaacaaaacgactttcagttttgttgtgtacatagttccgcatagtcagcgcgtacacaactttcccactagagcgcgccccgctaagcactacgagatggcgctgtcttagagacggaccaaattctgcttccgccgatccgcgtattaatatgtaacgcagccaatgagattgctccttacgtagaactttttctcctcgcggatcacactcgcgcagtgatacctgaacgctcgaggtattataacgagtgtacagacctccgataggtcagtctgcattagtctgcaccagtctgtaccagtctgcattagtctgcattagtcagtagtcaagtttcagtctgcgcctaataagattagcatattcctgtacatagccatggagaaaaatgtatagacactttgtcaagtatcagagatacgtgagagtaagattaacgtaccaagaccaagagaacttcagattgtcaattataaacagcatccagaatcaagtaacgtaatgtctatgatttttattattctaataaatgtgtgtgaaaattaatcaagttctgtttaaagttggtcaccgtcaatctgctactctaagcgtgctaatggcatttctatcgtctgatctaacggcagaagataaacacgccacgataagacctcgagacatgttgctgacactcgcctacttcgttagagcgacaagtcaaataatctgatggtgtgtgtaccgaaggtcttacagtacgcacaccacaagttttttctatataacgttgattttagacaacagggTTATTTGACTGGATCCGTGGCTTTACTGCCAACATGACAGATTCAggaccattgttttcgcattgtatgtttgctctgctgtttcccacAAATAAAcgtattgggttgggttgtttggggaaggagaccagacagcgaggtcatcagtcccatcgggttagggaaggatggtgaaggaagtcggccgtgccctttcaaaggaaccatcccggcaattgcctggagcgatttagggaaatcacggaaaacctaaatcaggatggccggacgcgggattgaaccgtcgtcctcccgaatgcgagtccagtgtgctaaccaatgcgccacctcgctcggtagtaaacgtgttataataagtgaattagttaatgaaaatttatccttattgcccttaaataacgtcacgtaattttttgttttctattgctggccatgctttcaattctctataaatattctattaaagaaataaatttcatattatattactatccagaaaaattttaatttcttatcgttactgaatttcatcacagtctAACATGTGCTGGattgtgacgataacaactttggtGTAGCTTCCAGTTcgcggaactggcggctgtttaggggagggccttacactatggatagacatacaggggggggggggggggggtgaatggacgggacttgttccgggtgaaatcctagcggtAAGCGCACGTCCGACCCGGAGAGCGAAAGTACAATGGAGATGGAGAGTGAGGCAGCCCTGGGCCGCGCCCCTCCCCCGCCGCACGGTGGCCGAGGATCGCGGAGGTcagcgcccccgccgccgccgccgcccccgaccAGCCGACAGCCGCGCCCGCCAACAGCCCTTCCCACCCAGGCCGAGCCCAGCGCCGACACCGCCACTCCGTACAGCGAGATGCGTGAGCTTGCCATCAAAAAGCAAGTCACCAAACTGTGCCCGCATTCTGAAGGAATCAGGAGACGAGCCGAAAAAAAACAACGTGGACGTCCCGGCCGCGGGGAAATCCAAAAGGCGCCGGAGCAAGCGGCGAAGTCTCAGCCGTGAAAAAGACGACGACCAAGATAGACGTATCTGAAGCAGAGGAGTCAGATACGGCATCCGCAACCAAAAAGGCTACAACCCCTAAAGCAGAGGACGTAGTACTACGGCCAGAACGGCCACAGCACTCTACAGACCCGCCTCCACAAAGCGATTAAATGCAACAGGGCTCAGTATACAGTGTAATTACGTGTAACGTGAACCGAATGACCGCCGCACTAAAATTAGACGCACTAATAGACTTCCTGCTGCACAAAGCCGCAGACGTGGCTTTGTTACAGGAGGTGGTCACGACGGCTACAGAACAGGTACCGGGATACGAAGTCATCTGCAAAAACGACGCAGAAACTAGCTGCGGAACTGCCACCCTAGTCAGACACGGCCTCGAATTTGGCAATGTGAAACCGATGCCCGACGGACGCGGAATAGCGGTGAAGGTAGAAGACACTGTATTTGTATACATTTACGCTGTTGCGGAAGTActtggctggctgcccgcctggCAACACGTGTGCCGCTCGCTATTGTGCGTCCCAGGTAGCCGAGGATTACCGGCCGCCGAGCCGTCGCCGCCCGACATCCTACCGCGCCGCGCTCGCCTGCCGGCTCCCGCGCCGCGCCAGCCGTAGCTGTTCGTTTCCAACGCACGTTCCAACGATTCGGTAAGTGACGATGACGACGTATAACCGCTCGAACACGACGTTGCAATTGCAATTCGATCGAGAATATGTGAGGCCGACGGCCTATGAAATCGAAGACTGGATGTTCGACGAACTGCGCATAGAGGAGGAGGAACTAGAGGGGCTGATGCTCGATTTCACGGTGTATAGTTTATTTATAAAGTTAACAACGCTAATACGGTGTGAAACCCTTGTGTCCACACATGGTGGAATACGAAAATTTAAACATAGGGATggcgcagtgagtgatgtgaagatCTCCTTCGCCGGATATGGTGTGCGTCATTTGAAGGTGTACAACCTTCCGTTTGAGGTGCCTGACGACGAAGTGAGACGATACTTGCGTCTTTACGGCGAAGTAATCTCCGTGAATCGCGAGTTCTGGGGTGCTGGCCATCGGTACAAGGTGGACTCTGGCGTCAGAGCAGTGACGATGGTGCTGAAAAAGCACGTGCCTTCGTTTGTAACGATCGGTGGGCATAGGGGGGTCGTGCAATACAACGGCCAGCCGCAAACGTGCTCAATCTGCAGCTCTACGGAGCACATGAGGGCAACGTGTCCGAGGAGCAGACGTCCGGCGCAATTGCCGCGCACAGAAGCCGCGGAGGTACCCCAAGAAATCGCCACTGCCAGCTACGCTGTAGCGGTAACGCGCGAAGCTCCACGTGTTCACGAGACGGCCTCAGCGGAAGCGGCAGCCCCGTTAGCCGCCGCCACGGAGAGCCCAGCGGCCCCCACACCCCCTGCGCCCGTCACTGCCCCGGCCCCGGCCGCCGCAGGTAGCGCGGGTGAGAAACGCCAGCTGAGCTCCGACTCGGAGGGCGAAGGTACAATGGAGACCGACGCAGCCCTGGCCCCCACCCCCTCGCCCGCTGCCCGGCGGCCGAGGATCGCGGAGGTCAGCGCCTCCGCCCAGCCGACAGCCGCGCCTGCCAACAGCCCTGCCGATCAGGCCGGGCCCAGCGCCGACGCCGCCACGCCGTACAGCGAGTTGCGTGAGTTTGCCATCAAAAAGCAAGTCACGAAACTGGCCCGCATTCTGAAGGAATCAGGAGACGAGCCCAAAGAGAACAACGTGGACGTCCCGAGCGCGGGGAAAGCCAAAAAGCGCCGGAGCAAGCGGCGAAGTCTCAGCCGTGAAAAAGACAAGATGGACGTATCTGAAGCAGAGGAGTCAGATACGGCATCCGCATCAAAAAAGGCTACAACCCCTAAAGCAGAGGACGTAGTCCTACGGCCGGAACGGCCACAGCACTCCACAGACCCGCCTCCACAAAGCGATTAAATGCAACAGGGCTCGGGCTCAGTATATAGTGTAATTACGTGTAACGTGAACCGAATGACCGCCGCACTAAAATTAGACGCACTAATTGACTTCCTGCAGCACAAAGCCGCAGACGTGGCTATGTTACAGGAGGTGGTCACGCCGGCTATAGAACAGGTACC
This portion of the Schistocerca nitens isolate TAMUIC-IGC-003100 chromosome 7, iqSchNite1.1, whole genome shotgun sequence genome encodes:
- the LOC126195537 gene encoding nematocyst expressed protein 3-like, encoding MRATCPRSRRPAQLPRTEAAEVPQEIATASYAVAVTREAPRVHETASAEAAAPLAAATESPAAPTPPAPVTAPAPAAAGSAGEKRQLSSDSEGEGTMETDAALAPTPSPAARRPRIAEQVTKLARILKESGDEPKENNVDVPSAGKAKKRRSKRRSLSREKDKMDVSEAEESDTASASKKATTPKAEDVVLRPERPQHSTDPPPQSD